A region from the Polaribacter sp. Hel1_33_78 genome encodes:
- a CDS encoding GAF domain-containing protein — protein sequence MTKIASVICNTPIALISIIDESRQWFKSKHGLNATETPREFSFCAHSILQPDELFIINDARKDKRFFDSSLITSDPNVVFYAGAPLNSSEGYSLGTLCVIDNEPKKLNNTQKESLSLLAKQVVTLLELRKKTQN from the coding sequence ATCACAAAAATAGCTTCTGTTATTTGTAATACTCCTATTGCACTTATTTCTATTATTGATGAAAGTAGGCAGTGGTTTAAGTCCAAACATGGCTTAAATGCGACAGAAACTCCTAGAGAATTTTCTTTTTGTGCTCATAGTATTTTGCAGCCAGATGAATTATTTATCATTAATGATGCACGCAAAGACAAACGTTTTTTTGATAGTTCATTAATCACCAGTGATCCTAATGTAGTTTTTTATGCTGGTGCTCCATTAAATAGTTCAGAGGGTTATTCTTTAGGAACTTTATGTGTTATTGATAATGAGCCAAAAAAATTGAACAATACTCAAAAAGAAAGCTTAAGTTTATTAGCGAAACAAGTGGTTACTCTTTTAGAATTAAGAAAAAAAACACAGAATTAG
- a CDS encoding YheT family hydrolase: MKDTATYTRKRVSTWDHDFIDLDFSFVGSETLILLIHGLEGSSNSKYIAANTNHLNCKGLDTVCFNLRGCSGEDNLQLATYHSGKTEDVSFVVDYLLENYNYKNIVIVGFSLGGNLTLKYIGEKGESISSIIKGGIAVSVPIDIASAELEMDKLKNKLYIEMFFKTMKNKVLEKAFKFPEYKLDQEKLFKATKFKHLEYLYTVPVFGFKSPEDYWEKASSKPYLSKIRKPTLLINAKDDTFLSRECYPYQEAKNSKFFFFEETKFGGHVGFMTSFKPEENKWLEFRIERFIKENIELDIL; this comes from the coding sequence ATGAAAGATACTGCAACGTACACAAGAAAAAGAGTTTCAACATGGGATCATGATTTTATTGATTTGGATTTTTCTTTTGTAGGTTCTGAAACTTTGATTTTATTAATTCATGGTTTAGAAGGAAGCTCAAATTCTAAATATATAGCAGCCAACACTAACCATTTAAATTGCAAGGGATTAGATACCGTTTGTTTTAATCTAAGAGGTTGTAGTGGTGAAGATAATTTACAACTTGCAACCTATCATAGTGGTAAAACTGAAGATGTAAGTTTTGTTGTAGATTATTTATTAGAAAATTATAATTACAAAAACATTGTAATTGTTGGATTTAGTTTAGGAGGAAATTTAACCTTAAAATATATAGGCGAAAAAGGTGAAAGTATTTCTTCAATAATCAAAGGTGGAATTGCAGTTTCTGTTCCTATAGATATTGCTTCTGCAGAATTAGAAATGGATAAATTAAAAAACAAATTATATATCGAAATGTTTTTTAAAACAATGAAAAACAAAGTTTTAGAAAAAGCTTTCAAATTCCCAGAATATAAATTAGATCAAGAGAAACTTTTTAAAGCAACCAAATTTAAACATTTAGAGTATTTATATACAGTACCTGTTTTTGGTTTTAAAAGTCCTGAGGACTACTGGGAAAAAGCAAGTTCCAAACCTTACCTTTCTAAAATTAGAAAACCAACTTTATTAATCAATGCAAAAGATGACACTTTTTTATCAAGGGAATGTTATCCTTATCAAGAAGCAAAAAACTCAAAATTTTTCTTTTTTGAAGAAACAAAATTTGGCGGACATGTTGGCTTTATGACCTCTTTTAAACCCGAAGAGAATAAATGGTTAGAATTTAGAATTGAACGTTTTATAAAGGAAAATATTGAATTAGATATTTTGTAA
- a CDS encoding phosphatidylcholine/phosphatidylserine synthase gives MNIGKQIPNFITLGNLLSGTVAVIFAVEGDYKMAALFVCIGIIFDFFDGFVARLLKVSGELGKQLDSLADMVTSGVVPGIIMYKLLQDNLIDKPNIMNSAVQIFDIPLFGMLLTLAAGFRLAKFNIDTRQSDSFIGLPTPAMSLFVLSLPLITEYSDVDFVKDLIMNNYFLIGVTFVLIYLMHAELHLFSLKFKDYSIKNNSIKYIFLSISIILIGTIHFLSIPIIIVIYVLLSLIKKVFPKKNNQ, from the coding sequence ATGAACATAGGTAAACAAATTCCAAATTTTATTACATTAGGCAATCTTCTTTCAGGAACTGTGGCTGTAATTTTTGCGGTAGAAGGAGATTACAAAATGGCAGCATTATTTGTTTGTATTGGAATTATTTTTGATTTTTTTGATGGTTTTGTAGCCCGATTGCTAAAAGTTTCTGGAGAATTAGGTAAACAATTAGATTCTTTAGCTGACATGGTTACAAGTGGTGTTGTACCAGGTATTATTATGTATAAATTATTGCAAGATAATTTAATAGATAAACCAAATATTATGAATTCAGCGGTACAAATATTCGATATCCCTTTATTTGGTATGCTACTAACATTAGCAGCAGGTTTTAGATTGGCAAAATTTAATATTGATACCAGACAATCAGACTCCTTTATTGGTTTACCAACCCCGGCAATGTCTTTGTTTGTTCTTTCATTACCTTTAATTACAGAATATAGTGATGTTGATTTTGTGAAAGATTTAATTATGAACAATTATTTTTTAATTGGTGTAACCTTTGTTTTAATTTATTTGATGCATGCAGAATTGCATTTATTTTCTTTAAAATTTAAAGATTATTCTATAAAAAATAACAGTATTAAATATATTTTTCTTTCAATTTCTATCATATTAATTGGAACTATTCACTTTTTATCGATACCAATTATTATTGTAATTTATGTGCTTTTATCCTTAATTAAAAAAGTATTTCCCAAAAAAAATAATCAATAA
- a CDS encoding ATP-binding protein — MNFLLDVLKEDHFELFKNTKAEEYVSLISNRILYRDNLVTKILKDSKVASENIIYEKFNVKDLVDSIRINIDFENKLLINSELLDIEVCSSKIGLLQIFQNLISNSRKFSDEENVIISIRCKEDLDSYHFVYEDNGPGIQEQYWNKVFKMFETLDNRGNNNTGIGLTTVKSIIKRLGGKIELKHREEYKKGVCFHFNLSKRDSN; from the coding sequence GTGAATTTTTTGTTGGATGTTTTAAAAGAAGATCATTTTGAACTTTTTAAAAACACAAAAGCAGAAGAGTATGTCAGTTTAATTTCTAACAGAATTTTATATAGGGATAATTTAGTTACTAAAATTTTAAAAGATTCTAAAGTAGCAAGCGAAAATATTATCTATGAAAAATTTAATGTAAAGGATCTAGTAGATAGTATTAGAATTAACATTGATTTTGAAAATAAGTTGTTAATTAATTCTGAGCTTTTAGATATTGAAGTATGCAGCTCAAAAATTGGTCTTTTGCAAATCTTTCAAAATTTAATTTCTAATTCAAGAAAATTTTCTGATGAAGAAAATGTAATAATTTCTATAAGGTGTAAAGAAGATCTAGATAGTTATCATTTTGTTTATGAAGATAATGGTCCAGGAATTCAGGAGCAATATTGGAATAAAGTTTTTAAAATGTTTGAAACTTTAGATAATAGAGGTAACAACAATACGGGCATAGGATTAACTACTGTAAAATCTATCATAAAAAGGCTTGGAGGAAAAATAGAATTAAAGCACCGAGAGGAATACAAAAAAGGAGTTTGTTTTCATTTTAACTTGTCAAAAAGAGATAGTAATTAA